One window of Penaeus chinensis breed Huanghai No. 1 chromosome 1, ASM1920278v2, whole genome shotgun sequence genomic DNA carries:
- the LOC125026509 gene encoding uncharacterized transmembrane protein DDB_G0289901-like isoform X2: protein MKTAVILTTLVGLAVSAKLGNLHHSHEGTVRVNTRTGSIVHTEFGASGSQSPAAVTGSYSFTAPNGETHTVEYVADEKGFRPVIRRTSTSSFSSQSSGGSQAFGAGAGTSGSAGVKFGQVSSGFVSNTAAQAPSSFDASDFSNEVSSVENVVSNKQSTSSSFFAGSTGNAAGISSGAGFSSGSSSRFSSGSSTGTAAGNAGESVAVILAGQGLPAGVTRGQAAFQTSSLAANTASGNTASAFTSGSSGSSGSRLTSGVSTGTSGSRFTSGSSSGSSAGSSGSRFTSGSSFTSGASSAGSSGSRFTSGSSAGSSGSRFTSGSSAGSSGSRFTSGSSTKIQAGKVGDSVAVILAGQGIPAGVTRGQAAFQVAGVGSNAASGAFSANSGSSLTSGSTFSSDSSAETSFSAGSAETTGSQFTSSAGTSSGSSSSTFSSGSTSGATTGFSSGSSASNFAGNNGESVSVILSGNAVPAGVIRGQIQLPATSTSGISSGSTFTSGASTGSNFNAVSTSGLTSSVGSSSGFTSGSSSGSSGSGFTSGSSAGSAGSDFTSGSSAGLSGSRFTSGSSAGSTSSFTSGTSTKIHAGKVGDSVAVILAGQGIPAGVTRGQAAFQVAGVGSNAASGVSSANSGSSFTSGSTFSSDSSAETSFSAGSAETTGSQFTSSAGTSSGSSSSTFSSGSTSGATTGFSSGSGSSNFAGNNGESVSVILAGNAVPAGVIRGQIQLPATSTSGISSGSTFTSGASIGSSFNAGSTSGVTSTGSSAGLSGSGFTSGSSTGSSFTSGSSAGSSGSRFTSGSTTGSNTFTTGTSTKIHAGKVGESVAVILAGQGLPAGVTRGQAAFQTSSLAANAASGSTSGNAGSRFTFGTTSTSDSSAETGFSSGSTSTTGSKFTSASIGSSTGSTSSSGSTTGSSGFTTGSSAGSSGSRFTSVSSTGSKTSSISGTSTKAVSGNAGESVAVILAGQGIPSGVTRGQAAFQIAGVNTASGVSSGNAIKSSFIAGSTGTTSTGSSAGLTSTVTSNAGSSASRFTSGSSFSSGSGSGTSRLSASTSGAGQGSSSTSGFKFGSSSKFSSGSSTGITAGNAGESVAVILAGQGLPAGVTRGQAAFQTSSLAANTASGVSAGTSGSRFTSGSSSGSRFTSGSSAGSSGSSFTSGSSTGSTSSFNSGTSSAGSSGSRFTSGSSAGSSGSSFTSGSSTGSTSSFNSGTSSAGSSGSRFTSGSSAGSSGSSFTSGSSTGSTSSFNSGTSSAGSSGSRFTSGSSTKIQAGKVGDSVAVILAGQGIPAGVTRGQAAFQVAGVGSNAASGAFSANSGSSLTSGSTFSSDSSAETSFSAGSAETTGSQFTSSAGTSSGSSSSTFSSGSTSGATTGFSSGSSASNFAGNNGESVSVILAGNAVPAGVIRGQIQLPATSTSGISSGSTFTSGASIGSSFNAGSTSGVTSTGSSAGLSGSGFTSGSSSGSSGSRFTSGLSSGSSGSRFTSGSSSGSSGSRFTSGTSAGSTTFTSGTSTKTVGGNAGENVAVILAGQGIPSGVTRGQAAFQVAGVNAASGVSSGNAVKSSFLAGSTGTSGSKFTSTGSSAGLTSAVTSSTGSSGSRYTSGTSTGSTTFTSGTVGGNAGDSVAVILAGQGLPAGVSRGQAAFQISSASLTGNSGSKVGVFSQNTGSSSRFTSGTGSAGIRSSTGASGVRSSSVNSGRLTTKVSSSSVKTTGGSFVTGNSRGSSLRTSTSGRNPIPDVKNVAVLLAKPGQL from the exons ATGAAGACTGCT GTGATTTTGACTACCCTGGTTGGGCTGGCGGTATCGGCCAAACTTGGGAACCTCCACCACTCCCATGAGGGGACAGTACGTGTAAACACTCGCACGGGATCCATCGTCCACACCGAATTCGGAGCAAGTGGTTCTCAGAGCCCAGCTGCAGTTACAGGATCATATTC ATTCACCGCTCCTAATGGGGAGACACACACTGTTGAATATGTTGCTGACGAGAAAGGTTTCCGGCCAGTGATTCGCCGTACGTctacctcatccttctcttcccaatCAAGTGGTGGCTCACAAGCCTTTGGAGCAGGAGCCGGAACATCTGGCTCGGCTGGTGTTAAATTTGGGCAGGTATCATCCGGCTTTGTGAGCAACACAGCAGCTCAAGCCCCAAGCTCTTTTGATGCTTCTGACTTCTCTAACGAAGTGTCTAGTGTTGAAAATGTTGTATCAAACAAACAGTCCACTAGCTCTTCTTTCTTTGCTGGATCTACTGGAAATGCAGCAGGAATCTCATCTGGTGCAGGATTCTCCTCTGGCTCATCAAGCAGATTCTCTTCTGGTTCCTCAACTGGTACCGCTGCAGGAAATGCTGGGGAGAGTGTAGCAGTCATCTTGGCAGGTCAGGGTCTTCCAGCTGGAGTTACTCGTGGTCAGGCAGCTTTCCAGACTTCATCATTGGCTGCCAATACGGCCTCTGGAAACACAGCATCTGCATTTACTTCTGGTTCTTCTGGATCATCTGGCTCAAGATTGACTTCTGGTGTGTCAACAGGAACCTCTGGCTCTAGATTTACTTCTGGCTCATCATCTGGCTCCTCAGCTGGATCATCTGGTTCCAGATTTACCTCTGGTTCATCATTTACCTCCGGTGCATCTTCAGCTGGATCATCTGGTTCAAGGTTTACATCTGGCTCTTCAGCTGGATCATCTGGTTCAAGGTTTACATCTGGCTCTTCAGCTGGATCATCTGGTTCAAG GTTCACTTCTGGCTCATCAACCAAGATCCAAGCAGGAAAGGTTGGTGACAGTGTAGCAGTTATTCTAGCAGGACAGGGTATCCCTGCTGGAGTCACTCGTGGCCAGGCAGCCTTCCAGGTTGCAGGAGTTGGTTCTAATGCTGCCTCTGGAGCTTTTTCTGCAAACAGCGGATCTAGCCTCACCTCTGGATCAACCTTTTCTTCTGATTCCTCTGCAGAAACTAGCTTCTCTGCTGGTTCTGCTGAAACTACAGGATCTCAGTTCACATCTTCTGCTGGTACTTCCTCAGGAtcatcttcctccactttctcttctggATCCACATCTGGTGCCACAACTGGATTCTCATCTGGATCTTCCGCTTCCAACTTTGCAGGAAATAATGGTGAGAGTGTTTCAGTAATTTTGTCTGGAAATGCTGTACCAGCTGGAGTCATTCGTGGTCAGATCCAGCTCCCTGCTACCAGCACCTCTGGAATCAGTTCTGGCTCAACCTTTACATCTGGTGCATCCACTGGGTCTAATTTCAATGCTGTGTCTACAAGTGGATTGACATCGTCAGTTGGTTCCTCTTCTGGCTTCACTTCTGGCTCATCATCTGGATCATCTGGTTCTGGCTTCACTTCTGGTTCATCTGCTGGATCAGCTGGCTCTGACTTCACTTCTGGCTCATCTGCTGGATTATCTGGTTCCAGATTTACCTCTGGTTCATCAGCAGGATCCACATCTTCATTTACCTCTGGTACATCCACCAAGATTCACGCAGGAAAGGTTGGTGACAGTGTAGCAGTTATTCTAGCTGGACAGGGTATCCCTGCTGGAGTCACTCGTGGCCAGGCAGCCTTCCAGGTTGCAGGAGTTGGTTCTAATGCTGCCTCAGGAGTTTCTTCTGCAAACAGTGGATCTAGCTTCACCTCTGGATCAACCTTTTCTTCTGATTCCTCTGCAGAAACTAGCTTCTCTGCTGGTTCTGCTGAAACTACAGGATCTCAGTTCACATCTTCTGCTGGTACTTCCTCAGGAtcatcttcctccactttctcttctggATCCACATCTGGTGCCACAACTGGATTCTCATCTGGATCTGGATCTTCCAACTTTGCAGGAAATAATGGTGAGAGTGTTTCAGTAATTTTGGCTGGAAATGCTGTACCAGCTGGAGTCATTCGTGGTCAGATCCAGCTCCCTGCTACCAGCACCTCCGGAATCAGTTCTGGCTCAACCTTTACATCTGGTGCATCCATTGGGTCTAGTTTCAATGCTGGATCCACTAGTGGAGTAACATCAACCGGTTCCTCTGCTGGATTATCTGGCTCTGGGTTTACCTCTGGTTCATCTACTGGATCAAGCTTCACTTCTGGATCATCAGCTGGATCCTCAGGTTCAAGGTTCACATCTGGCTCAACAACTGGATCCAATACATTTACTACTGGCACATCAACCAAGATTCATGCAGGGAAGGTTGGTGAGAGTGTGGCAGTGATTTTGGCTGGCCAGGGTCTTCCTGCAGGAGTTACTCGTGGCCAAGCAGCTTTCCAGACATCATCACTTGCTGCTAATGCTGCTTCAGGAAGCACCTCTGGTAATGCTGGCTCAAGATTCACTTTTGGAACAACTTCTACATCCGATTCATCTGCTGAAACTGGTTTCTCTTCAGGGTCAACAAGTACCACTGGATCTAAATTCACATCAGCTTCTATTGGATCATCAACTGGTTCAACATCATCTTCAGGATCTACCACTGGATCTTCTGGATTTACTACTGGCTCCTCAGCTGGTTCCTCTGGTTCCCGCTTTACCTCTGTTTCATCCACTGGATCCAAAACATCATCTATTTCTGGCACATCGACCAAGGCCGTCAGTGGAAATGCTGGTGAGAGTGTGGCAGTGATTTTGGCTGGACAGGGTATCCCATCCGGAGTCACTCGTGGTCAGGCAGCTTTCCAGATTGCTGGAGTAAATACTGCCTCAGGAGTCTCTTCTGGAAATgctattaaatctagtttcatTGCTGGGTCCACTGGTACCACATCTACTGGATCATCTGCTGGATTAACATCAACTGTTACTTCAAATGCTGGATCATCTGCTTCTAGATTCACTTCTggctcttcattctcctctggTTCTGGCTCTGGCACTTCTCGATTGTCTGCGTCAACTTCGGGAGCCGGACAAGGATCCTCCTCTACCTCTGGATTTAAGTTTGGCTCATCAAGCAAATTCTCTTCTGGTTCCTCAACTGGTATTACTGCAGGAAATGCTGGGGAGAGTGTAGCAGTCATCTTGGCTGGTCAGGGTCTTCCAGCTGGAGTTACTCGTGGTCAGGCAGCTTTCCAGACTTCATCATTGGCTGCCAATACGGCCTCTGGTGTGTCAGCAGGAACCTCTGGTTCTAGATTTACTTCTGGCTCATCATCTGGATCAAGGTTCACATCTGGCTCTTCAGCTGGATCATCTGGTTCCAGTTTTACCTCTGGTTCATCAACTGGATCCACATCTTCATTTAACTCTGGAACATCTTCAGCTGGATCATCTGGATCAAGGTTCACATCTGGCTCTTCAGCTGGATCATCTGGTTCCAGTTTTACCTCTGGTTCATCAACTGGATCCACATCTTCATTTAACTCTGGAACATCTTCAGCTGGATCATCTGGATCAAGGTTCACATCTGGCTCTTCAGCTGGATCATCTGGTTCCAGTTTTACCTCTGGTTCATCAACTGGATCCACATCTTCATTTAACTCTGGTACATCTTCAGCTGGATCATCTGGTTCAAGGTTCACTTCTGGCTCATCAACCAAGATCCAAGCAGGAAAGGTTGGTGACAGTGTAGCAGTTATTCTAGCTGGACAGGGTATCCCTGCTGGAGTCACTCGTGGCCAGGCAGCCTTCCAGGTTGCAGGAGTTGGTTCTAATGCTGCCTCTGGAGCTTTTTCTGCAAACAGCGGATCTAGCCTCACCTCTGGATCAACCTTTTCTTCTGATTCCTCTGCAGAAACTAGCTTCTCTGCTGGTTCTGCTGAAACTACAGGATCTCAGTTCACATCTTCTGCTGGTACTTCCTCAGGAtcatcttcctccactttctcttctggATCCACATCTGGTGCCACAACTGGATTCTCATCTGGATCTTCCGCTTCCAACTTTGCAGGAAATAATGGTGAAAGTGTTTCAGTAATTTTGGCTGGAAATGCTGTACCAGCTGGAGTCATTCGTGGTCAGATCCAGCTCCCTGCTACCAGCACCTCCGGAATCAGTTCTGGCTCAACCTTTACATCTGGTGCATCCATTGGGTCTAGTTTCAATGCTGGTTCCACTAGTGGAGTAACATCAACCGGTTCCTCTGCTGGATTATCTGGCTCTGGGTTTACCTCTGGTTCATCATCTGGATCATCTGGTTCTAGGTTTACCTCTGGGTTATCATCTGGATCATCTGGTTCTAGGTTTACCTCTGGTTCATCATCTGGATCATCTGGTTCTAGGTTCACTTCTGGCACATCAGCTGGATCCACCACATTTACATCTGGTACATCAACAAAGACCGTTGGAGGAAATGCTGGTGAGAATGTGGCAGTGATTCTAGCTGGACAGGGTATCCCATCTGGAGTTACTCGTGGTCAAGCAGCTTTTCAGGTTGCTGGAGTAAATGCTGCTTCTGGAGTCTCTTCAGGAAATGCTGTTAAATCTAGCTTTCTTGCTGGGTCCACTGGTACCTCAGGATCTAAATTCACATCTACCGGATCATCAGCTGGCCTAACATCTGCTGTTACTTCCTCTACTGGATCATCTGGTTCAAGATACACTTCTGGCACATCTACTGGATCCACCACATTTACATCTGGCACCGTTGGAGGAAATGCTGGGGATAGTGTAGCAGTAATTCTAGCTGGTCAGGGCCTTCCTGCAGGAGTTTCTCGTGGACAAGCAGCTTTCCAAATCTCATCAGCTTCACTCACAGGTAACTCAGGAAGTAAGGTTGGTGTCTTTTCCCAAAACACAGGTTCCTCTTCTAGATTCACATCTGGCACTGGATCTGCAGGTATTAGGTCATCAACAGGAGCTAGTGGTGTGAGATCAAGCTCAGTTAACAGTGGCAGACTTACCACCAAAGTGTCTTCTAGTTCAGTAAAAACAACTGGAGGTTCATTTGTGACAGGCAATAGTAGAGGCAGTTCTCTAAGAACATCCACTAGTGGGCGCAACCCTATTCCTGATGTAAAGAATGTTGCTGTGCTTCTTGCTAAACCTGGTCAACTTTAA
- the LOC125026509 gene encoding uncharacterized transmembrane protein DDB_G0289901-like isoform X3, whose amino-acid sequence MKTAVILTTLVGLAVSAKLGNLHHSHEGTVRVNTRTGSIVHTEFGASGSQSPAAVTGSYSFTAPNGETHTVEYVADEKGFRPVIRRTSTSSFSSQSSGGSQAFGAGAGTSGSAGVKFGQVSSGFVSNTAAQAPSSFDASDFSNEVSSVENVVSNKQSTSSSFFAGSTGNAAGISSGAGFSSGSSSRFSSGSSTGTAAGNAGESVAVILAGQGLPAGVTRGQAAFQTSSLAANTASGNTASAFTSGSSGSSGSRLTSGVSTGTSGSRFTSGSSSGSSAGSSGSRFTSGSSFTSGASSAGSSGSRFTSGSSAGSSGSRFTSGSSAGSSGSRFTSGSSAGSSGSRFTSGSSTKIQAGKVGDSVAVILAGQGIPAGVTRGQAAFQVAGVGSNAASGAFSANSGSSLTSGSTFSSDSSAETSFSAGSAETTGSQFTSSAGTSSGSSSSTFSSGSTSGATTGFSSGSSASNFAGNNGESVSVILSGNAVPAGVIRGQIQLPATSTSGISSGSTFTSGASTGSNFNAVSTSGLTSSVGSSSGFTSGSSSGSSGSGFTSGSSAGSAGSDFTSGSSAGLSGSRFTSGSSAGSTSSFTSGTSTKIHAGKVGDSVAVILAGQGIPAGVTRGQAAFQVAGVGSNAASGVSSANSGSSFTSGSTFSSDSSAETSFSAGSAETTGSQFTSSAGTSSGSSSSTFSSGSTSGATTGFSSGSGSSNFAGNNGESVSVILAGNAVPAGVIRGQIQLPATSTSGISSGSTFTSGASIGSSFNAGSTSGVTSTGSSAGLSGSGFTSGSSTGSSFTSGSSAGSSGSRFTSGSTTGSNTFTTGTSTKIHAGKVGESVAVILAGQGLPAGVTRGQAAFQTSSLAANAASGSTSGNAGSRFTFGTTSTSDSSAETGFSSGSTSTTGSKFTSASIGSSTGSTSSSGSTTGSSGFTTGSSAGSSGSRFTSVSSTGSKTSSISGTSTKAVSGNAGESVAVILAGQGIPSGVTRGQAAFQIAGVNTASGVSSGNAIKSSFIAGSTGTTSTGSSAGLTSTVTSNAGSSASRFTSGSSFSSGSGSGTSRLSASTSGAGQGSSSTSGFKFGSSSKFSSGSSTGITAGNAGESVAVILAGQGLPAGVTRGQAAFQTSSLAANTASGVSAGTSGSRFTSGSSSGSRFTSGSSAGSSGSSFTSGSSTGSTSSFNSGTSSAGSSGSRFTSGSSAGSSGSSFTSGSSTGSTSSFNSGTSSAGSSGSRFTSGSSTKIQAGKVGDSVAVILAGQGIPAGVTRGQAAFQVAGVGSNAASGAFSANSGSSLTSGSTFSSDSSAETSFSAGSAETTGSQFTSSAGTSSGSSSSTFSSGSTSGATTGFSSGSSASNFAGNNGESVSVILAGNAVPAGVIRGQIQLPATSTSGISSGSTFTSGASIGSSFNAGSTSGVTSTGSSAGLSGSGFTSGSSSGSSGSRFTSGLSSGSSGSRFTSGSSSGSSGSRFTSGTSAGSTTFTSGTSTKTVGGNAGENVAVILAGQGIPSGVTRGQAAFQVAGVNAASGVSSGNAVKSSFLAGSTGTSGSKFTSTGSSAGLTSAVTSSTGSSGSRYTSGTSTGSTTFTSGTVGGNAGDSVAVILAGQGLPAGVSRGQAAFQISSASLTGNSGSKVGVFSQNTGSSSRFTSGTGSAGIRSSTGASGVRSSSVNSGRLTTKVSSSSVKTTGGSFVTGNSRGSSLRTSTSGRNPIPDVKNVAVLLAKPGQL is encoded by the exons ATGAAGACTGCT GTGATTTTGACTACCCTGGTTGGGCTGGCGGTATCGGCCAAACTTGGGAACCTCCACCACTCCCATGAGGGGACAGTACGTGTAAACACTCGCACGGGATCCATCGTCCACACCGAATTCGGAGCAAGTGGTTCTCAGAGCCCAGCTGCAGTTACAGGATCATATTC ATTCACCGCTCCTAATGGGGAGACACACACTGTTGAATATGTTGCTGACGAGAAAGGTTTCCGGCCAGTGATTCGCCGTACGTctacctcatccttctcttcccaatCAAGTGGTGGCTCACAAGCCTTTGGAGCAGGAGCCGGAACATCTGGCTCGGCTGGTGTTAAATTTGGGCAGGTATCATCCGGCTTTGTGAGCAACACAGCAGCTCAAGCCCCAAGCTCTTTTGATGCTTCTGACTTCTCTAACGAAGTGTCTAGTGTTGAAAATGTTGTATCAAACAAACAGTCCACTAGCTCTTCTTTCTTTGCTGGATCTACTGGAAATGCAGCAGGAATCTCATCTGGTGCAGGATTCTCCTCTGGCTCATCAAGCAGATTCTCTTCTGGTTCCTCAACTGGTACCGCTGCAGGAAATGCTGGGGAGAGTGTAGCAGTCATCTTGGCAGGTCAGGGTCTTCCAGCTGGAGTTACTCGTGGTCAGGCAGCTTTCCAGACTTCATCATTGGCTGCCAATACGGCCTCTGGAAACACAGCATCTGCATTTACTTCTGGTTCTTCTGGATCATCTGGCTCAAGATTGACTTCTGGTGTGTCAACAGGAACCTCTGGCTCTAGATTTACTTCTGGCTCATCATCTGGCTCCTCAGCTGGATCATCTGGTTCCAGATTTACCTCTGGTTCATCATTTACCTCCGGTGCATCTTCAGCTGGATCATCTGGTTCAAGGTTTACATCTGGCTCTTCAGCTGGATCATCTGGTTCAAGGTTTACATCTGGCTCTTCAGCTGGATCATCTGGTTCAAGGTTTACATCTGGCTCTTCAGCTGGATCATCTGGTTCAAGGTTCACTTCTGGCTCATCAACCAAGATCCAAGCAGGAAAGGTTGGTGACAGTGTAGCAGTTATTCTAGCAGGACAGGGTATCCCTGCTGGAGTCACTCGTGGCCAGGCAGCCTTCCAGGTTGCAGGAGTTGGTTCTAATGCTGCCTCTGGAGCTTTTTCTGCAAACAGCGGATCTAGCCTCACCTCTGGATCAACCTTTTCTTCTGATTCCTCTGCAGAAACTAGCTTCTCTGCTGGTTCTGCTGAAACTACAGGATCTCAGTTCACATCTTCTGCTGGTACTTCCTCAGGAtcatcttcctccactttctcttctggATCCACATCTGGTGCCACAACTGGATTCTCATCTGGATCTTCCGCTTCCAACTTTGCAGGAAATAATGGTGAGAGTGTTTCAGTAATTTTGTCTGGAAATGCTGTACCAGCTGGAGTCATTCGTGGTCAGATCCAGCTCCCTGCTACCAGCACCTCTGGAATCAGTTCTGGCTCAACCTTTACATCTGGTGCATCCACTGGGTCTAATTTCAATGCTGTGTCTACAAGTGGATTGACATCGTCAGTTGGTTCCTCTTCTGGCTTCACTTCTGGCTCATCATCTGGATCATCTGGTTCTGGCTTCACTTCTGGTTCATCTGCTGGATCAGCTGGCTCTGACTTCACTTCTGGCTCATCTGCTGGATTATCTGGTTCCAGATTTACCTCTGGTTCATCAGCAGGATCCACATCTTCATTTACCTCTGGTACATCCACCAAGATTCACGCAGGAAAGGTTGGTGACAGTGTAGCAGTTATTCTAGCTGGACAGGGTATCCCTGCTGGAGTCACTCGTGGCCAGGCAGCCTTCCAGGTTGCAGGAGTTGGTTCTAATGCTGCCTCAGGAGTTTCTTCTGCAAACAGTGGATCTAGCTTCACCTCTGGATCAACCTTTTCTTCTGATTCCTCTGCAGAAACTAGCTTCTCTGCTGGTTCTGCTGAAACTACAGGATCTCAGTTCACATCTTCTGCTGGTACTTCCTCAGGAtcatcttcctccactttctcttctggATCCACATCTGGTGCCACAACTGGATTCTCATCTGGATCTGGATCTTCCAACTTTGCAGGAAATAATGGTGAGAGTGTTTCAGTAATTTTGGCTGGAAATGCTGTACCAGCTGGAGTCATTCGTGGTCAGATCCAGCTCCCTGCTACCAGCACCTCCGGAATCAGTTCTGGCTCAACCTTTACATCTGGTGCATCCATTGGGTCTAGTTTCAATGCTGGATCCACTAGTGGAGTAACATCAACCGGTTCCTCTGCTGGATTATCTGGCTCTGGGTTTACCTCTGGTTCATCTACTGGATCAAGCTTCACTTCTGGATCATCAGCTGGATCCTCAGGTTCAAGGTTCACATCTGGCTCAACAACTGGATCCAATACATTTACTACTGGCACATCAACCAAGATTCATGCAGGGAAGGTTGGTGAGAGTGTGGCAGTGATTTTGGCTGGCCAGGGTCTTCCTGCAGGAGTTACTCGTGGCCAAGCAGCTTTCCAGACATCATCACTTGCTGCTAATGCTGCTTCAGGAAGCACCTCTGGTAATGCTGGCTCAAGATTCACTTTTGGAACAACTTCTACATCCGATTCATCTGCTGAAACTGGTTTCTCTTCAGGGTCAACAAGTACCACTGGATCTAAATTCACATCAGCTTCTATTGGATCATCAACTGGTTCAACATCATCTTCAGGATCTACCACTGGATCTTCTGGATTTACTACTGGCTCCTCAGCTGGTTCCTCTGGTTCCCGCTTTACCTCTGTTTCATCCACTGGATCCAAAACATCATCTATTTCTGGCACATCGACCAAGGCCGTCAGTGGAAATGCTGGTGAGAGTGTGGCAGTGATTTTGGCTGGACAGGGTATCCCATCCGGAGTCACTCGTGGTCAGGCAGCTTTCCAGATTGCTGGAGTAAATACTGCCTCAGGAGTCTCTTCTGGAAATgctattaaatctagtttcatTGCTGGGTCCACTGGTACCACATCTACTGGATCATCTGCTGGATTAACATCAACTGTTACTTCAAATGCTGGATCATCTGCTTCTAGATTCACTTCTggctcttcattctcctctggTTCTGGCTCTGGCACTTCTCGATTGTCTGCGTCAACTTCGGGAGCCGGACAAGGATCCTCCTCTACCTCTGGATTTAAGTTTGGCTCATCAAGCAAATTCTCTTCTGGTTCCTCAACTGGTATTACTGCAGGAAATGCTGGGGAGAGTGTAGCAGTCATCTTGGCTGGTCAGGGTCTTCCAGCTGGAGTTACTCGTGGTCAGGCAGCTTTCCAGACTTCATCATTGGCTGCCAATACGGCCTCTGGTGTGTCAGCAGGAACCTCTGGTTCTAGATTTACTTCTGGCTCATCATCTGGATCAAG GTTCACATCTGGCTCTTCAGCTGGATCATCTGGTTCCAGTTTTACCTCTGGTTCATCAACTGGATCCACATCTTCATTTAACTCTGGAACATCTTCAGCTGGATCATCTGGATCAAGGTTCACATCTGGCTCTTCAGCTGGATCATCTGGTTCCAGTTTTACCTCTGGTTCATCAACTGGATCCACATCTTCATTTAACTCTGGTACATCTTCAGCTGGATCATCTGGTTCAAGGTTCACTTCTGGCTCATCAACCAAGATCCAAGCAGGAAAGGTTGGTGACAGTGTAGCAGTTATTCTAGCTGGACAGGGTATCCCTGCTGGAGTCACTCGTGGCCAGGCAGCCTTCCAGGTTGCAGGAGTTGGTTCTAATGCTGCCTCTGGAGCTTTTTCTGCAAACAGCGGATCTAGCCTCACCTCTGGATCAACCTTTTCTTCTGATTCCTCTGCAGAAACTAGCTTCTCTGCTGGTTCTGCTGAAACTACAGGATCTCAGTTCACATCTTCTGCTGGTACTTCCTCAGGAtcatcttcctccactttctcttctggATCCACATCTGGTGCCACAACTGGATTCTCATCTGGATCTTCCGCTTCCAACTTTGCAGGAAATAATGGTGAAAGTGTTTCAGTAATTTTGGCTGGAAATGCTGTACCAGCTGGAGTCATTCGTGGTCAGATCCAGCTCCCTGCTACCAGCACCTCCGGAATCAGTTCTGGCTCAACCTTTACATCTGGTGCATCCATTGGGTCTAGTTTCAATGCTGGTTCCACTAGTGGAGTAACATCAACCGGTTCCTCTGCTGGATTATCTGGCTCTGGGTTTACCTCTGGTTCATCATCTGGATCATCTGGTTCTAGGTTTACCTCTGGGTTATCATCTGGATCATCTGGTTCTAGGTTTACCTCTGGTTCATCATCTGGATCATCTGGTTCTAGGTTCACTTCTGGCACATCAGCTGGATCCACCACATTTACATCTGGTACATCAACAAAGACCGTTGGAGGAAATGCTGGTGAGAATGTGGCAGTGATTCTAGCTGGACAGGGTATCCCATCTGGAGTTACTCGTGGTCAAGCAGCTTTTCAGGTTGCTGGAGTAAATGCTGCTTCTGGAGTCTCTTCAGGAAATGCTGTTAAATCTAGCTTTCTTGCTGGGTCCACTGGTACCTCAGGATCTAAATTCACATCTACCGGATCATCAGCTGGCCTAACATCTGCTGTTACTTCCTCTACTGGATCATCTGGTTCAAGATACACTTCTGGCACATCTACTGGATCCACCACATTTACATCTGGCACCGTTGGAGGAAATGCTGGGGATAGTGTAGCAGTAATTCTAGCTGGTCAGGGCCTTCCTGCAGGAGTTTCTCGTGGACAAGCAGCTTTCCAAATCTCATCAGCTTCACTCACAGGTAACTCAGGAAGTAAGGTTGGTGTCTTTTCCCAAAACACAGGTTCCTCTTCTAGATTCACATCTGGCACTGGATCTGCAGGTATTAGGTCATCAACAGGAGCTAGTGGTGTGAGATCAAGCTCAGTTAACAGTGGCAGACTTACCACCAAAGTGTCTTCTAGTTCAGTAAAAACAACTGGAGGTTCATTTGTGACAGGCAATAGTAGAGGCAGTTCTCTAAGAACATCCACTAGTGGGCGCAACCCTATTCCTGATGTAAAGAATGTTGCTGTGCTTCTTGCTAAACCTGGTCAACTTTAA